One stretch of Methyloversatilis sp. RAC08 DNA includes these proteins:
- a CDS encoding Crp/Fnr family transcriptional regulator — MNTPDSGATVSALTALYPLLSGLSAAARQRIESEGRLLDVPAGTRLFDEHQPCTGFPFVLSGQVKVAKASASGRELPLYRVHAGETCVISSACLLGHNDYNAYGVAETPLKLLVLPAGLFESLLAEPDFRRFVFGLFSERVADLMQLVEAIAFHRLDQRLASLLLGHGKTLHTTHQQLADELGSVREIVTRLLKSFADQGLVSLGRNQIDILDAAGLRGIAAEKK, encoded by the coding sequence GTGAACACCCCGGATTCCGGCGCCACCGTCAGCGCACTGACCGCGCTCTACCCGCTGCTGTCCGGCCTGTCGGCTGCGGCGCGCCAGCGCATCGAAAGCGAAGGCCGGCTGCTCGACGTGCCGGCCGGCACCCGCCTGTTCGACGAGCACCAGCCCTGCACGGGCTTTCCGTTCGTGCTGTCGGGTCAGGTCAAGGTGGCCAAGGCCTCGGCCAGCGGGCGCGAACTGCCGCTGTACCGCGTGCATGCGGGTGAAACCTGCGTCATTTCCAGCGCCTGCCTGCTCGGCCACAACGACTACAACGCCTACGGCGTCGCCGAAACCCCGCTCAAGCTGCTGGTGCTGCCGGCCGGCCTGTTCGAATCGCTGCTGGCCGAACCCGACTTCCGCCGCTTCGTGTTCGGCCTGTTTTCCGAACGCGTTGCCGACCTGATGCAACTGGTCGAAGCCATCGCCTTCCACCGCCTCGACCAGCGCCTCGCCAGCCTGCTGCTCGGCCACGGCAAGACGCTGCACACCACCCACCAGCAACTGGCCGACGAACTCGGCAGCGTGCGCGAAATCGTCACCCGCCTGCTGAAAAGCTTCGCCGACCAGGGACTGGTGTCGCTGGGGCGGAATCAGATCGATATCCTTGACGCTGCAGGGCTGCGGGGGATTGCTGCGGAGAAGAAGTGA
- the pdxA gene encoding 4-hydroxythreonine-4-phosphate dehydrogenase PdxA, with protein sequence MTAARPCIALTSGEPAGIGPELCAALHARAAHARLVVLGDAALLAARAPQGAAAMQPYARSGDAPAGAIEVLHIPLRVPAVAGRLDTANAPYVLELLDRARDGCLSGEFEAMVTAPVHKGVINDAGIPFSGHTEYLADTTATPRVVMMLAGRTAEGDTAPWLRVALATTHLALADVPAAITRESLTTTLRILHDALRRQFGIAQPRILVAGLNPHAGEGGHLGREEIDVITPVLDALRAEGLQLDGPLPADTLFVPRLLAGADAVLAMYHDQGLPVLKYATFGRGINITLGLPIVRTSVDHGTALDLAGTGRADAGSLIEAVDAAIAMARR encoded by the coding sequence GTGACCGCGGCGCGCCCCTGCATCGCCCTCACCAGCGGCGAGCCGGCGGGCATCGGGCCGGAACTGTGCGCGGCACTGCACGCGCGCGCAGCACACGCCCGTCTCGTGGTGCTGGGTGACGCGGCGCTGCTCGCCGCGCGCGCGCCACAGGGCGCCGCCGCGATGCAGCCCTACGCGCGCTCCGGCGATGCACCGGCCGGCGCGATCGAAGTGCTGCACATTCCTTTGCGCGTACCGGCGGTGGCGGGGCGGCTCGACACCGCCAACGCACCCTATGTACTCGAACTGCTCGACCGCGCCCGCGACGGCTGCCTGAGCGGCGAATTCGAGGCCATGGTCACGGCACCGGTGCACAAGGGCGTCATCAACGATGCCGGCATCCCGTTTTCCGGTCACACCGAATACCTGGCCGACACCACCGCGACGCCGCGCGTCGTCATGATGCTGGCCGGGCGCACCGCAGAAGGCGACACCGCGCCCTGGCTGCGCGTGGCGCTGGCCACGACCCATCTGGCGCTGGCCGACGTGCCGGCCGCGATCACCCGCGAATCGCTCACCACCACACTGCGCATCCTGCACGACGCGCTGCGCCGCCAGTTCGGCATCGCGCAGCCGCGCATCCTGGTGGCGGGGCTGAACCCGCACGCGGGCGAGGGCGGTCATCTCGGGCGGGAAGAGATCGACGTCATCACGCCGGTGCTGGATGCGCTGCGCGCAGAAGGCCTGCAGCTCGACGGCCCGCTGCCGGCCGACACGCTGTTCGTGCCGCGCCTGCTGGCCGGTGCCGACGCCGTGCTCGCGATGTATCACGACCAGGGCCTGCCGGTGCTCAAGTACGCCACCTTCGGCCGCGGCATCAACATCACACTCGGCCTGCCCATCGTGCGCACCTCGGTCGATCACGGCACCGCGCTCGACCTCGCCGGCACCGGCCGTGCCGATGCCGGCAGCCTGATCGAGGCGGTCGATGCCGCCATCGCGATGGCGCGCCGCTGA
- a CDS encoding YgaP family membrane protein, which translates to MKSNVGGIDKIARIVIGLALIALAATGTVGVWGYIGIVPVLTGLFNFCPVYPLLGINTCGVKKSA; encoded by the coding sequence ATGAAATCCAACGTCGGCGGCATCGACAAGATTGCACGCATCGTCATCGGCCTGGCGCTGATCGCGCTGGCCGCAACCGGCACCGTCGGGGTGTGGGGCTATATCGGCATCGTGCCGGTGCTCACGGGGCTGTTCAATTTCTGCCCGGTCTACCCGCTGCTCGGCATCAACACCTGCGGCGTGAAGAAGTCGGCCTGA
- a CDS encoding peptidylprolyl isomerase gives MNALLRLCLAALLISPTAQAASTARAVAQVNGVDIPRAAFDAEMSRLQSAGATFDTAVATAVRQRLIARELLWQKVRESEACNAPAVCDDTSRDALIEAYVNRRVPVVEVTEHAVRARYDDILSRLGQREFRFSLIGMDDADALHALANRIAAGADFAREARTHSHLASAANGGELGWHSFSEPVIDGRTNGVPATIAQALAGMQPGQVSPPLKAPDGWVVVRLDAARPTLTPDYAAVRETLRSLLAAQAREAKLRELIVDLLRHARITVGD, from the coding sequence ATGAACGCCCTGCTGCGACTCTGCCTGGCGGCGCTGCTGATCAGCCCGACCGCTCAGGCTGCCTCGACCGCCAGAGCGGTTGCGCAGGTCAACGGAGTCGACATCCCGCGCGCCGCCTTCGACGCCGAGATGAGCCGCCTGCAGTCAGCCGGCGCGACGTTCGATACAGCCGTCGCGACGGCTGTTCGCCAGCGGCTGATCGCACGCGAACTGTTGTGGCAGAAGGTGCGTGAAAGTGAAGCGTGTAATGCGCCTGCGGTGTGCGATGACACGTCGCGCGACGCGCTGATCGAGGCCTATGTGAATCGGCGCGTGCCGGTGGTCGAGGTCACCGAGCACGCGGTCCGTGCGCGCTACGACGACATCCTGTCCCGCCTCGGGCAGCGCGAATTCCGCTTCAGCCTGATCGGCATGGATGACGCCGACGCGCTCCATGCGCTGGCGAACCGTATCGCAGCGGGCGCCGATTTCGCGCGCGAAGCGCGCACGCATTCGCACCTCGCATCGGCGGCGAATGGTGGCGAACTGGGTTGGCACAGCTTTTCCGAACCAGTGATCGATGGCCGCACGAACGGCGTGCCCGCCACCATCGCGCAGGCGCTGGCCGGCATGCAGCCCGGGCAGGTCAGTCCGCCGCTGAAGGCGCCCGATGGCTGGGTCGTCGTCCGGCTCGATGCCGCACGCCCGACGCTGACGCCGGACTATGCCGCCGTGCGCGAAACGCTGCGCAGCCTGCTGGCCGCGCAGGCGCGCGAGGCCAAACTGCGCGAACTGATCGTCGACCTGTTGCGGCATGCCCGCATCACGGTCGGCGACTGA
- a CDS encoding two-partner secretion domain-containing protein, whose translation MHTALKTPLQRAANLLTRVAAGGVIAVLLAQASPVRADAVVDLAAPAGQQAVVTRVGDVPLVGITTPDSAGISHNRWTTFNVSRHGLVFNNSSGPANSVLAGPLSANAALNGSAARVILNEVSGSQPSLLLGRMEIAGQAARLVIANPNGITCDGCGFINTPHVQLSTGRIERLNDALRFDVTGGRIDIGAGGLSALATRLDLIAHTLRSTGPIATGSTFELIAGRTRVDADTLALGNADAPLPEDFEAFSIDIGQSVSAASIQLIAVGGELGVRSTAPLIALDDVVIATRGHIELSGDVTAGRDIALYNIGAFESVLQGALMAGRDVTLLATGITLADTGRITAGRDIGLGFVGDNSDRWSAFRNDGLIDAGTSLTFAGPGTGLNTGVILAGASIDAASGAVQARAGDAGLSGSYAERATEAGDVTLANSGVIHAGSDLYLNLIDNSGDISAGRDVFLSQARRGQPGEQAPEAIDLEGAVHAARDLFIHTPAEGAQWLGGARRQSFTATRNLHLIDRPWLSDAGTPADGTAQLPYVNRDRLTAGHDLVITLNALFINPSVIDAGRDLLITARGVSNETEVVSRQAAYDYPYYAGCRTEYDGRCATTTEVPSSPALMLVGRDLIAASSYFHNRGASILAGRDIRIDAPDVLNEDRRYGAVWSATYYLIDLDTQLGGTPCTSDCVSDIDWRRTDSGSLQLGVLPGIIQAGGRFGSDGGLVSPPSTTPALPTPDGPAPAMPPVASGTLTEAIARMLSNGVRSLTVAPPPLSSFVNTGNIHAASIVVRAADIRNGFDVVADYYHRTAEPTVPPAHIDVAGFGIHGSSMLPALAAAHYSGAALMRLLPPGLASTLPFALTPAEEAAALRNAFLATTHRGWILPGLTWDALTGQSPPQQEHGILAANGAAFAIEHGIAMGADLTAAQQSLLAAPVLWYAARGGQLHPIVYLPPDWQAELVVVPGGALDAGVAIELTGELIDNTGFVLSGGALTVTSDVLTNRKRSAYFYEKRKVSGGTLTIEGDTVQPGGFMQAAAWSLNVSSVHSVSGEFRILGEDAAQTSALSHAFKAQIAAELGDAYRYEEARDNLRYRFRKSGSFGDLVGVIAGFTASMLIGPQMSNLIGSLATNFGPAWSAATAFTAPGLANVAGTAAITQTLSSAIGQFVATGRIDVDSALTSGLAGALTAGAGAWANTHVESAVGRWSIRALTTGAVGELTGAGFENALLNAVINEASALGANQIGDGNFGPHGSLGHTLAHGILGALTATARGDDPYSGALGAITATLVEAPLNDAMDLNGADREVALTALSMLAGGALAGAAGGDAVTGAFAAQNVTLFNFLKHQEQDRYAVARNACGGEAACLKAVDADFSQTSQANKRALADARLACETTGFCSDYYRLMTEALPLGMGAQRPGGTDPENPWFGEQQNADAIAHNLVLFDRLMARPLSDEIVRHDFAPDPESYAFAPQGSSQYVGAITAQNIDKVVVLSAAGASLLLPGPEDLAVGAVLMTKAGQFVARVIEVGGQKLLRLYDDSFSNGSSSSPEASVAAASITLAYDRVSRVWRTPAGLDYGIGSIHGNRIKHVLAHAVENPKKRTHTIFNVDRKQVLALIDEAWEKREQPLPNDPGSYVIPLGRVVGTTGETRIKIVVRPGTNKLITAYPVK comes from the coding sequence ATGCACACTGCCCTCAAGACGCCGCTGCAGAGAGCAGCAAACCTGTTGACGCGGGTCGCGGCGGGCGGCGTTATTGCGGTGCTGCTTGCCCAGGCATCGCCCGTCCGCGCCGATGCCGTCGTCGACCTGGCGGCCCCAGCAGGTCAGCAGGCCGTCGTGACCCGGGTGGGCGATGTGCCGCTGGTCGGCATCACCACGCCCGATTCGGCGGGCATTTCCCATAACCGCTGGACGACCTTCAATGTGTCGCGCCACGGCCTCGTATTCAACAATTCGAGTGGTCCGGCCAACAGTGTGCTGGCCGGACCACTGTCCGCGAATGCAGCGCTGAACGGATCGGCAGCGCGCGTCATCCTGAACGAAGTGAGCGGCAGCCAGCCCAGCCTGCTGCTGGGCCGCATGGAAATCGCCGGGCAGGCGGCACGACTGGTCATCGCCAACCCGAACGGCATCACGTGTGACGGATGCGGCTTCATCAACACGCCTCACGTCCAGCTCAGCACCGGCCGCATCGAGCGACTGAACGACGCCCTGCGCTTCGACGTGACTGGCGGGCGGATCGACATCGGTGCAGGCGGACTGTCGGCACTGGCGACCCGGCTTGACCTGATCGCCCACACCCTGCGCAGCACCGGCCCGATTGCGACCGGCTCGACGTTCGAACTGATCGCCGGGCGCACCCGGGTCGATGCCGACACGCTGGCCCTCGGCAATGCAGATGCACCGCTTCCGGAAGATTTCGAGGCATTTTCCATCGACATCGGCCAGAGCGTCAGCGCCGCGAGCATCCAGCTGATCGCGGTCGGTGGCGAGCTGGGGGTGCGCAGCACCGCGCCGCTGATCGCACTGGACGATGTGGTGATCGCCACGCGCGGACACATCGAACTGAGCGGCGACGTGACGGCCGGACGCGACATCGCACTGTACAACATCGGTGCATTCGAATCGGTGCTGCAGGGCGCGCTCATGGCCGGGCGCGACGTGACGCTGCTCGCAACCGGCATCACGCTCGCCGACACCGGACGCATCACGGCGGGCCGCGACATCGGCCTGGGATTCGTTGGCGACAATTCCGACCGATGGAGCGCCTTCCGCAATGACGGCCTGATCGACGCAGGCACTTCATTGACGTTCGCTGGACCTGGCACGGGCCTCAACACGGGCGTCATTCTCGCCGGCGCATCGATCGATGCGGCATCTGGCGCTGTACAGGCTCGAGCGGGCGATGCAGGGTTGTCTGGCAGCTACGCCGAGCGCGCCACGGAAGCGGGCGACGTCACGCTGGCGAATTCGGGCGTGATCCATGCGGGCAGCGACCTCTATCTGAACCTGATCGACAACAGCGGCGACATTTCGGCCGGTCGCGATGTGTTCCTGTCTCAGGCACGACGCGGCCAGCCCGGCGAACAGGCGCCCGAGGCCATCGACCTGGAAGGCGCAGTGCATGCGGCACGCGACCTGTTCATCCACACCCCGGCCGAAGGTGCGCAATGGCTGGGCGGCGCTCGCCGGCAATCCTTCACTGCCACGCGAAACCTGCACCTGATCGATCGCCCCTGGCTGTCCGACGCGGGCACGCCTGCCGACGGCACGGCGCAGCTGCCCTACGTGAATCGCGACCGGCTGACCGCCGGCCACGACCTCGTGATCACGCTGAACGCCCTTTTCATCAATCCGTCGGTCATCGATGCGGGCCGCGATCTGCTGATCACCGCGCGTGGCGTCAGCAACGAAACCGAAGTCGTCAGCCGGCAGGCCGCCTACGATTACCCCTACTACGCCGGCTGTCGCACGGAATACGACGGCCGGTGCGCGACGACCACCGAGGTGCCGTCGTCTCCGGCGCTGATGCTCGTCGGGCGGGACCTGATCGCCGCCTCGTCCTACTTTCACAACCGTGGTGCGTCCATTCTCGCCGGCCGTGACATCCGCATCGACGCGCCGGATGTCCTGAATGAAGATCGCCGCTATGGCGCTGTCTGGTCGGCGACCTATTACCTGATCGATCTCGATACACAGCTCGGCGGCACACCGTGCACCAGCGACTGCGTCAGCGACATCGACTGGCGGCGTACCGACAGCGGCTCGCTCCAGCTTGGCGTGCTGCCCGGGATCATCCAGGCGGGCGGCCGCTTCGGTTCAGATGGTGGTCTGGTGAGCCCGCCGTCAACGACTCCCGCACTGCCTACTCCCGATGGCCCGGCGCCTGCGATGCCGCCCGTCGCATCGGGCACGCTGACCGAAGCGATCGCCCGGATGCTGTCGAATGGCGTACGCAGTTTGACCGTCGCGCCACCCCCGCTTTCGTCCTTCGTCAACACCGGCAACATCCACGCCGCGAGCATCGTCGTCCGGGCCGCCGACATCCGGAACGGCTTCGATGTCGTCGCCGACTACTATCACCGTACCGCCGAGCCGACGGTGCCGCCGGCGCACATCGACGTCGCAGGCTTCGGCATCCATGGCAGCTCGATGCTGCCAGCGCTTGCGGCCGCCCATTACAGCGGCGCTGCGCTGATGCGCCTGCTCCCGCCCGGCCTGGCAAGCACGCTGCCCTTTGCGCTTACGCCGGCAGAAGAGGCGGCGGCCCTGCGAAATGCCTTCCTCGCGACCACCCATCGCGGCTGGATACTGCCCGGCCTGACATGGGACGCGCTCACCGGGCAGTCGCCACCGCAGCAGGAGCACGGGATTCTTGCCGCCAACGGCGCCGCGTTCGCCATCGAACACGGCATCGCGATGGGCGCCGATCTCACGGCGGCTCAGCAATCGCTGCTGGCTGCCCCCGTGCTCTGGTACGCCGCGCGCGGCGGCCAGCTGCACCCCATCGTCTATCTGCCACCCGACTGGCAGGCGGAATTGGTCGTCGTGCCCGGCGGCGCGCTTGATGCCGGTGTCGCCATCGAGCTGACCGGGGAGCTTATCGACAACACCGGCTTCGTCCTCTCAGGCGGTGCGCTGACCGTCACCTCGGACGTCCTGACGAACCGCAAGCGTTCCGCCTACTTCTACGAAAAGCGCAAGGTCAGTGGCGGCACGCTGACCATCGAAGGCGATACCGTGCAGCCCGGTGGCTTCATGCAGGCTGCCGCGTGGAGTCTGAATGTGTCGTCGGTGCATTCGGTGTCCGGCGAATTCCGGATACTTGGCGAAGACGCCGCGCAAACCAGTGCATTGAGTCACGCCTTCAAGGCGCAGATCGCCGCCGAACTGGGTGATGCCTACCGCTACGAAGAAGCGCGCGACAACCTGCGCTACCGCTTTCGGAAAAGTGGCAGCTTCGGCGATCTCGTTGGTGTGATTGCCGGCTTCACGGCCAGCATGCTGATCGGCCCGCAGATGTCGAATCTGATCGGCAGCCTGGCCACGAACTTCGGCCCGGCCTGGTCAGCGGCCACGGCCTTCACGGCGCCCGGTCTTGCCAACGTCGCCGGTACCGCGGCCATCACGCAGACGCTGTCGAGCGCGATCGGGCAGTTCGTCGCAACGGGCCGCATCGATGTCGACTCCGCCCTGACCAGCGGGCTGGCAGGCGCCCTCACAGCCGGCGCCGGAGCCTGGGCAAATACACATGTCGAATCAGCAGTCGGCCGCTGGTCCATCCGCGCATTGACCACCGGCGCCGTCGGCGAACTGACCGGTGCCGGCTTTGAGAACGCGCTGTTAAATGCCGTCATCAACGAGGCGTCTGCGCTGGGTGCCAACCAGATCGGCGATGGCAACTTCGGCCCGCACGGCAGTCTCGGCCACACGCTGGCGCACGGCATCCTCGGCGCACTGACCGCCACCGCCCGCGGCGACGACCCCTACTCCGGCGCCCTCGGCGCGATCACCGCCACCCTCGTCGAAGCCCCGCTGAACGATGCCATGGACCTCAACGGCGCGGACCGGGAGGTCGCCCTGACCGCGCTGTCGATGCTGGCCGGCGGTGCGCTCGCGGGGGCGGCCGGCGGCGATGCAGTGACCGGGGCATTCGCAGCCCAGAACGTCACGCTGTTCAACTTCCTGAAGCATCAGGAACAGGACCGCTACGCAGTCGCGAGGAACGCATGTGGCGGCGAAGCGGCATGCCTGAAAGCGGTCGATGCCGACTTCAGTCAAACGTCGCAGGCGAACAAGCGTGCGCTGGCGGACGCACGTCTCGCCTGCGAAACCACCGGCTTCTGTTCCGACTACTACCGCCTGATGACCGAGGCCCTGCCACTTGGCATGGGGGCGCAGCGTCCGGGTGGCACCGACCCCGAAAACCCGTGGTTTGGCGAACAGCAGAACGCTGATGCCATCGCCCACAACCTGGTCTTGTTCGACCGCCTGATGGCGCGCCCGCTGTCCGACGAAATCGTGCGCCACGACTTCGCGCCCGACCCCGAGTCCTACGCGTTCGCCCCGCAGGGCAGCAGCCAGTACGTCGGCGCCATCACCGCGCAGAACATCGACAAGGTGGTCGTACTGTCCGCCGCAGGTGCGTCACTGCTGCTGCCAGGGCCGGAGGATCTGGCCGTCGGCGCCGTGCTGATGACGAAAGCGGGGCAGTTCGTCGCACGGGTGATCGAGGTTGGGGGGCAGAAGCTGCTGCGCCTATACGATGACTCCTTCTCCAACGGAAGTAGCTCAAGTCCAGAGGCGAGTGTTGCTGCTGCCTCGATCACACTCGCTTATGACAGAGTTTCAAGAGTATGGAGAACCCCCGCAGGGCTCGACTATGGGATCGGCTCTATCCATGGTAATCGCATCAAGCATGTGCTTGCTCACGCAGTAGAGAATCCCAAAAAGCGAACTCACACCATTTTCAACGTGGATCGAAAGCAAGTTCTTGCATTAATCGACGAGGCGTGGGAAAAACGAGAGCAACCGCTCCCGAATGATCCAGGTTCGTATGTCATACCACTGGGGAGAGTTGTGGGTACCACTGGGGAAACAAGGATAAAGATCGTCGTGCGGCCGGGCACTAATAAGTTGATTACTGCCTATCCGGTTAAGTGA
- a CDS encoding ShlB/FhaC/HecB family hemolysin secretion/activation protein codes for MHAFCRLCAVVLSVCPPFGLAASPEPSDRLIDERRASERDSRWQRATTPLPAQPQPALHSRPADIDEAGVTTRFRDIRVDAAGLLDDASVTALVAPFLAVPLGRQRIELLLRQLDAQLVEAGWITSRARLLALDAQTGELAIELVPGRIESLRAPGIDAAAMARAFPFAVGEALSLSALEQGVQQINRLRMYQAQVRVLPGNAAGTSLLDIVLNEGRAWSMAFGLDNQGSSTTGGERLRVTARAGNLLGWLDDLQFALLHSTGSDALLASLSIPGGYNLWSVTVSGSRASFDIAGLEVTSRSASAVLGWSRVLSSSAGGRSVVDVSLIRSRLARDIESAALQTEHSTVGRAAWMHILRGERWQVFIEPSLSAGLSLLGATRDRPDLSRGDTHRQFMKWAIAAGAVVRNASDDLEYAVQLTAQRAGESLIGAEQLHLGGFASVRGFREVSVSGDTGHVLRTELRLPQAFRPAGHPVVPFLHVDHGAARLSEGPRNTLASAGVGARGAGQGVLWEGVVSVPIARDADPPSHGWRAHLSVSFEI; via the coding sequence ATGCACGCCTTTTGTCGTCTCTGCGCGGTCGTGTTGTCGGTCTGCCCGCCGTTCGGACTCGCCGCATCGCCGGAGCCGTCTGACCGACTGATCGACGAACGGCGTGCATCGGAGCGCGATTCACGCTGGCAGCGCGCGACCACGCCATTGCCGGCGCAGCCGCAGCCGGCCTTGCACAGCCGTCCAGCCGACATCGACGAAGCCGGCGTGACGACCCGCTTCCGTGATATCCGCGTGGACGCGGCTGGGCTGCTTGACGACGCATCGGTCACCGCCCTCGTGGCACCGTTTCTGGCCGTGCCACTTGGCCGTCAGCGCATCGAACTGCTGTTGCGCCAACTTGATGCGCAACTGGTCGAGGCGGGCTGGATCACCAGTCGCGCGCGTCTGCTGGCGCTTGACGCGCAGACCGGCGAACTGGCCATCGAGCTCGTGCCTGGGCGGATCGAATCGCTGCGCGCACCGGGCATTGATGCAGCGGCCATGGCGCGAGCCTTCCCGTTCGCCGTCGGCGAGGCCTTGTCGCTGTCGGCACTCGAACAGGGTGTGCAGCAGATCAACCGTCTGCGCATGTATCAGGCGCAGGTCCGCGTGCTGCCGGGCAATGCGGCCGGCACGAGCCTGCTCGATATCGTGCTGAACGAAGGCCGCGCGTGGTCGATGGCCTTCGGCCTCGACAATCAGGGCTCATCGACCACCGGCGGTGAGCGCCTGCGCGTCACGGCGCGTGCAGGCAATCTGTTGGGCTGGCTGGACGACCTGCAGTTCGCGCTGCTGCACAGCACCGGCAGTGACGCCCTGCTCGCATCGCTGTCCATCCCCGGTGGTTACAACCTGTGGTCGGTGACCGTTTCAGGCTCCCGCGCGTCGTTCGACATTGCGGGGCTGGAGGTCACCAGTCGGTCGGCGAGCGCAGTGCTGGGCTGGAGTCGTGTGCTGTCGTCGTCAGCCGGCGGGCGCAGTGTCGTCGACGTGTCGCTGATCCGCTCAAGGCTGGCGCGCGACATCGAATCGGCCGCGCTGCAGACCGAGCACAGCACCGTCGGTCGTGCCGCCTGGATGCACATCCTGCGCGGCGAGCGCTGGCAGGTGTTCATCGAACCTTCGCTGTCGGCGGGGCTGTCGCTGCTGGGTGCGACGCGCGACCGTCCTGACCTGTCGCGCGGCGATACACACCGCCAGTTCATGAAGTGGGCGATCGCCGCGGGCGCCGTCGTCCGCAATGCGTCGGATGATCTCGAGTATGCGGTGCAGCTGACCGCCCAGCGCGCGGGCGAAAGCCTGATCGGCGCCGAACAGCTCCACCTTGGCGGCTTTGCCAGTGTCAGAGGTTTCCGCGAGGTGTCGGTGTCGGGTGATACCGGCCACGTGCTGCGCACCGAACTGAGGCTGCCGCAGGCATTCAGGCCTGCCGGGCATCCGGTCGTGCCCTTCCTGCATGTCGATCATGGCGCCGCGCGCCTGTCGGAAGGCCCGCGCAACACACTGGCCAGCGCAGGTGTCGGTGCCCGTGGCGCAGGCCAGGGCGTGCTGTGGGAAGGCGTCGTCAGCGTACCCATCGCGCGCGACGCCGATCCGCCGTCGCACGGTTGGCGTGCGCATCTGTCGGTGTCGTTCGAGATATGA
- the rsmA gene encoding 16S rRNA (adenine(1518)-N(6)/adenine(1519)-N(6))-dimethyltransferase RsmA, producing the protein MEEHRARKRFGQNFLVDGNIIRNIVAAIDPKPAQAMVEIGPGLGAMTRPLAAQLDRLHVIEIDRDLAARLREGDLADRLVIHEQDALKFDFGALSVELGSALRVVGNLPYNISSPLLFHLADHATCVIDLTFMLQKEVVDRIVAAPDTEAFGRLSVMLQYRFECEHVFDVPPGAFRPMPKVMSAIVHLRPRPVEQLTARDPQLMSDIVKAAFGQRRKTLRNTLREWLTQDDWDALAIDASRRGETLGVADYVRIANHISNHTAQPVTGHSAGA; encoded by the coding sequence ATGGAAGAACACCGCGCCCGCAAGCGCTTCGGCCAGAATTTCCTGGTCGACGGCAACATCATCCGCAACATCGTCGCGGCCATCGATCCGAAGCCGGCCCAGGCCATGGTCGAGATCGGCCCCGGCCTGGGCGCCATGACGCGCCCGCTGGCGGCACAGCTCGACCGCCTGCACGTGATCGAAATCGATCGCGATCTGGCGGCGCGGCTGCGCGAGGGAGATCTGGCGGACCGGCTGGTGATCCACGAACAGGACGCGCTGAAGTTCGACTTCGGCGCCCTGAGTGTCGAGCTCGGGTCGGCGCTGCGCGTGGTCGGCAACCTGCCGTACAACATTTCCAGCCCGCTGCTGTTTCACCTCGCCGATCACGCCACCTGCGTGATCGACCTCACCTTCATGCTGCAGAAGGAGGTGGTCGACCGCATCGTCGCCGCGCCCGACACCGAAGCGTTCGGCCGCCTGTCGGTCATGCTGCAGTACCGCTTCGAGTGCGAACACGTGTTCGACGTGCCGCCCGGCGCGTTCCGGCCCATGCCCAAGGTGATGTCGGCCATCGTGCACCTGCGGCCGCGCCCGGTCGAACAGCTGACCGCACGCGACCCGCAACTGATGTCCGACATCGTCAAGGCCGCCTTCGGCCAGCGCCGCAAGACGCTGCGCAACACGCTGCGCGAGTGGCTGACCCAGGACGACTGGGACGCACTGGCCATCGACGCCTCACGGCGCGGCGAAACCCTCGGTGTCGCCGACTACGTGCGCATCGCGAATCACATCTCGAATCACACCGCGCAGCCCGTCACCGGCCACTCGGCCGGCGCCTGA